AGCAAGATTTTGAGGGTGCTAAAAAGTGGCTAAATAAAATTAAAAACCCTGAAACCGCTTTAGTAACCAAACAACAAGGCTATTATAATTATTTACATGGCATCATGGTTTCTCAAAGTAATATGAATGACGCCGAAAAGTATTTTAAGAAAGCCATTTCTTTAGGTTTATCTATGGATCATGATTTAGCCATGGCTAAATTGAATTTATCTGGTATTGCTTTTTCTAAACGTAGAAAACAAGAAGCTCAAAAACTTTTATCTGAAGCTCAAAAATTAGATAAGCAAGGTATGTTAACCGACCAGATTAAAATGATGAAAGAAAACATGAAGCGTTCTCAAATGCCAAATCAACATTATGGTACTGGAGGTTCTTTAAGAGCACAGAAACGCAGAGGTTAAATTAACGGCGACCAAAGTCTACAATAAGATTCTTTTACTTTATCAAATTTTGAACGCTTCAAGTAAGTATTATAATTCACTTCTTGACACGCTTTAATATCTTCTAAAAAAAGCTGTTTAAGAGTTTTACTATTTTCTTTATTATAAATTAAAGAGTTTATCTCAAAGTTTATATTAAAACTTCTATAATCTAAATTAGAGGTTCCAACACTAGAAAATATATCATCAATAACCATAGTTTTAGCATGTACAAATCCTTTTTTGTATTTATAAACCTTTACGTTAGCTTTTAACAAATCATCTAAATAAGAGTTAGAAGCATGCTGCACAATCCATGAATCTGATTTTTCAGGTATTATAAGTCTAACATCTACCCCACTTTTTGAAGCTATTTGTAATGCTGTTATCATTTCATCATTCGGCACAAAATAAGGTGTTGTTATATATACATAATCATTAGCTGTAATAATGGCAGTTAAAGTAACTTCCATAATATTAGCCCAATCTGTATCTGGACCACTTGCAACAATTTGCAGACCAATTTGATTATTTTTCTTCTCAACATCGGGAAAATAAGACTTATAAATGGTTATTTTCTTTCCTGAAACAAAATCCCAAGTTGTTAAAAAATGAATTTGAAGCGATTTAACGGCATCACCTATTATTCTTAAATGTGTATCTCTCCAATAACTTGTCCCATTTTTATTAAGATACTCATCTCCAATATTAATACCTCCAACATACCCTATTTTACCATCGATAATTGCTATTTTTCTATGGTTTCTATAATTCATTTTTCCAGTAAACCTTGAAAACAATACTGGCATAAATGAACAATGTAACACCCCTGAATGTGATAATTTAGATTTCATCTTACCTGATATTTCACTTCCTACATCATCATAACTAAGTCTTACTTCAATACCTTCTTTTGCTTTTTCGCAAATTAAATCAAGTAACTCACCTCCTATATTATCATCTCTAATAATATAATATTCTAAATGAATATGATTTTTAGCCGATTTAATATCATTTAATAAGCGTTCAAATTTAATATCTCCATCTTTAAGTATCTCAATTTCATTATTTAAAGTTAATGGTTCATTTTCATTACTATGAAGTAATTTAATTAGTTTAACTTTTTCGTCTAGATATTGATTTACTTTTTCTAACTCTTTTTTATTAAACTCTAATTCTTTATTAATAGATTGAATAATTTCTTTGTTAAGAATATGCTTTCTGTTAAATATTTTATTTTTTCGGTATTCTTGACCAAACAAATAATAAACAACAATACCTAAAAACGGAAAAAACACTAAAACTATAATATAGGTTAGTGTTTTTGTAGGGTTAATATTTTTAAGTAGAATTGTAACTACGGCAGACACCGCAACCACATAGTTAAAAATAATAAGTATAATCCAATAATTATTCTTTACAAATTCTAGCATATCAATTACTATTGATAATACCCTTCTTTAGGAATATCAATAGTATATAATTTTCTGGATTTATTATTTAAATGTGGCTCCCGTAACCAAGGGTTATGAAGTTTTAATATTTTATAATTAATACCAAAGTTTTCAGCAAACTTTGAAAAATCGGTTACAGCAGTATCTACCTCAACCTTATAAGTTGGCACATTATTATACAAATCTTTGTCTCTAAAATTAAAACCATACTTTGATGGATGAGACAATATTTCTTTTAAAGCTACAATTCGAAATAAATAACGCCCCGTTTCTTCTCCCAATAACAAATCATAATAACTAGTAACACCTTGTTCTTCCAAACGTCTAGAAACACCTGAATTACCTGCATTATATGCAGCAGCGGCAAGTGTCCAAGACCCTAGCTCTTCTTTAGATTTTAATAAGTATTTACAAGCAACTTCGGTAGCCTTTTCTAAATTATACCGTTCATCAACATTATCGTTTATCTCTAAACCATTTTCTCTTCCTGTTGCTGGCATTATTTGCCAAACCCCTCTTGCTCCTGCTGGAGACACAGCGTTTGTTAAGCCACTTTCTATAACTGCTAAATATTTAAAATCATCTGGAACACCATGCTTTTTTAAAATAGGTTCCATTATCGGGAAATATTTTTTAGCGCGTTTAAACATTAACAAACCGTTAGACTGCCAATAAGTATTTACCAATAATTCTCGATCCATACGCTCTAAAATATCCGGATTTTTAAGCGGTATAGATTCTCCAGAAAAGTCTAAATTCTCAGGAACTTGAAGGGCATAAACATTATAATCGTTTATAAGTTTGGTTTCAAAATTTTCATCGGTTGGAGCATCTTGTAGGGCATAAATAAATAAGGCACATAAACTTAATAATCCCACAAACGCCAAGGCTTTTTGTACTATCTTCATCTTTAATAAGTTTTGTTTAAAGTTAAAAAAAATAATTGAATTGACTCCCCCTAGTCGTTTAAAATAATGCGAGGTAAATTTTCGTTAAACCACTTGTATTTATTGATAATCATAATATGTGTTCCGTTCTTAATTGAAATACAATTAGATATATTCTTAATAGGAAATACCGCATCATTATCGCCATGAATATGCACTATTTCAGGATTAGGCTTTTCTTGATTCCAACACACCATATTTTTAATAGCCCAACTTAAATATTTACTATCGTTAACAGATAAATATTTTTTATATAATTCTAATCGCTTTGAAACAACATTACCAAATGCATATTTAGCAAACACATCAATATTACTTGCCAATTGTGTTGGCACTAATTTATATGCTTTTGTCGCTTTTGCTAATAGCATATGTTTGGGTATTTCATGTACAGACTTTACACTAGAAACAATTATTAACCTATTCACCTTTAAGTACTTACTTATTTCCTGAACCAATACACCACCAAATGACACTCCTAACAAAACAATATTGTCATGTTTAATATTTTGAGAGACTCTTAATGCGTAATCTGATAACAACTCATCATCTAAAGGTACAATCCACTCTAAGTAATGCATTTTAAATTGACTTTCTGGTAATTTAATATATTCGAAAATTTTCGGACTAGCAGCCATTCCTGGCATTAAGTAAACATGTATTATCTCTTGACCCATAAGGCATTAACCTAATTTTTACTTTACTTTACTGATTTTTTTTTGTATTTTTGCAATACAAAGCTACTAAATTAGTATTCGCTAATTAGATTCCATTGAAATAAAACTTTTACAATTATGATTGATGCTGCTGAATTAATAGACAATGACTTTTTACGTCAGTTTGAAATAAAAATTGACAATCAATTAGCAAAAATTGAATATTCTCTTCAGGAACGAAAGATTTTTTTAACTAAACTTATTATTCCCGAAGGTATTAAAAATGAAGATTTTAGCAAAGAATTTTTAGCTGTTGTTTTTGAACAAATTGAAGCTAGAAATTTAAGTGTGGTTCCTACCAGTCCTGAAATTGCGAAATTTGTAAGAGGTAACAGAAAGTACAAACGCATGTTACCCGTAGGCGTTAGAATTTAATTTAAAAAAAGACAATAAAAAAAGCCAAAACTAATAGTTTTGGCTTTTTTTTATTCACATTCTATATTAATAATATTTTGAATAATCATCTGATACTTTTTCTAAGCGTAAATCTTGAGAACTACTTAAAATAAGTTGTCCTTCTGAATTTAGAATAAACGTTTTTTGAGAAATCCCGTCTTCAACAAGTGTTATTACTTCATCATTTGCTTGCCATTTAAAAGCTGTTGCACTTGATGTAGTCTCGCTAGTACTATATACATTTGATTGAATACTCAATCCTGTATTATTATCGCCAAATACTAATGTTTGTGTTTTTGTAGAATCTGCACTTAAATCACTTGATTCCCAAACACCAAGTATATTAGAATCTTGATTAATTTCTTCTGTAGAACAAGATGCAAAAAAGGAAATAACAATTAAAGTCGTTAATAACTGTAGGTGTTTTTTCATAACTAATAGATTTGGGTTTTTAGTTTCAAAAAATTTAGGTTACCCAAACCTACAGTAGTATATCAAGGACATCAAAAAAAATCGTTTAAACTCAATTAAATCAACTTAAAAGGAGTTTTCTACGACTTTACTAAGACATCGTTTTTCAAAAAATCAAAACGAACTAAGCCGTCATCATCAATATTATTGAGTGTTACATGATGTAAGGTATTTACTAATTCAGGATTCCATGGCGCTTTAACTTTTACATAATTTTCAGTAAAACCATGAATGTAACCTCCTTTATTTTCACTTTCAAACAAAACAATTCTATGGCTTCCAATCTGACTTTCATAAAAAGCACGTCGTTTTTTAACCGATAAACCTCGTAACATTTTACTACGTTTACTTCTTACATTATTTGCTACAACACCATCCATTTCTGCTGCTTCCGTATTATCACGCTCAGAATACGTAAAAACATGTAAATAAGAAATATCTAACTCATTTAAAAAATTATATGTTTCTAAAAAATGGTCATCTGTTTCTCCTGGAAAGCCAACTATAACATCTACACCAATACATGCATGTGGCATGACTTCTTTAATTTTTGAAACTCTATCTACATACAGTTCTCGCATATAACGGCGTTTCATTTTTTTAAGAATTTCATTATTCCCCGATTGTAAAGGAATATGAAAATGAGGTACAAAAGCTCTAGATTTCGAAACCAAATCAATAGTTTCATTTTTTAATAGATTGGGTTCTATTGAAGAAATTCGTAAACGTTCAATACCTTCAACTTTATCTAACTCGGTAACTAAATCTAAAAACGTATGTTCATGTTTTTTATTTCCAAACTCTCCTTTACCATAATCCCCAATATTTACTCCTGTTAAAACAATTTCTTTGATGTTTTGTTCCGAAATTTCTTTAGCATTTTTCAAAACATTACTCATCGTATCGCTTCTTGAAATACCACGTGCTAACGGTATGGTGCAATAAGTACATTTATAATCGCAGCCATCTTGTACTTTTAAAAATGCACGAGTTCTATCGCCAATTGAATAAGACCCAACATAAAAATCGGCTTCTTCAATTTCGCAAGAATGGACTTCTCCTAAATCGTTTTTAGAAAGATCATTAAGATAATCGGTTATCTTAAATTTTTCAGTAGCACCAAGCACTAAATCCACACCATTTACATCTGCTAATTCCTGAGGTTTTAATTGTGCATAGCAACCAATTGCAATCACAAAAGCTTCTGCATTTGCTTTTTGAGCTTGTTTTACTATCGTTTTAAAACGTTTATCGGCATTTTCAGTTACCGAACAGGTATTTATAACATAAATATCGGCATTTTCAGAAAAATCTACACGATCAAAACCTTCCTCACTAAAATTTCTAGCAATGGTAGATGTTTCTGAAAAATTGAGTTTACAACCCAATGTATAAAATGCGACTTTTTTCTTAGAATTCATTCCTTGTATAAAAACGGTGCAAATTTAATAAAAAAAAGAGCGTTTCAAGTTGAAACGCTCTTTATAAAACCAAAATATTACAATTAAACAAAGTATGAGAGAAATCATTTTGTTGATAATAGCAATATCACCCAACTTTAAGACACAGCAATTTTTAAAAAGTCACATTTAATTTTTTAACTTTTAAAAATAATTAGAAATAGACAATAAAACCTTTATTTTTGAAACACCTAAACACACATTAATGTGACAGAAAATCATAATATTCATTTAAAAGCATTAAAAATCCTTAGTGTTTTTATTATTTTCTTAAATGTTTCTTGTACTGATAAAGAGTCAAAAGAAATAGATACACTTGTTTTTCGTTATAACGAATACGCCAATATAAACACATTAGACCCTGCCTTTTCTAGAACACTACAAGACAATTCAGTTTGCAATCAAATATTTAATGGCTTAGTACAGTTAGATAGTGCTTTAAATATTTTACCCTGCATCTCTAAAAACTGGACGATTTCCGATGATGGAAAAACCTATCAGTTTTCATTGAGAAACGATGTTTATTTTCATAAACACCCTTTATTTGGAAAAGATTCTACAAGAACCGTTGTGGCAGACGATTTTGAATTCAGTTTGAATCGTTTAAGACATGAAAAGTTGGCAGCTCCAGGTAGTTGGGTCTTAAATAAAGTAGAAGATTTTAAAGCAATAAACGACACCCTTTTTCAAATAACTCTAAAACAACCTTTTCCTGCTTTTATAGGGTTACTTACCATGAAATATTGCTCGGTGGTTCCAAAAGAAATTGTTGCACATTATGGGACTGAATTTAGATCGCAACCCATTGGCACGGGCCCTTTTAAATTTAAACGTTGGGAAGAAAACATAAAACTTGTTTTCAGAAGAAATGAACACTATTTTGAAAACGATAAAAACGGAAAACAATTACCCTATTTAGAAGCTGTTGCCATTACATTTTTACCAGATAAGCAAAGTGAATTTTTACAATTTATACAAGGTAATCTTGATTTTTTAAACAGCCTAGACGCCTCATATAAAGATGAATTATTAACAGCAGATGGAAGACTTCGCGATTCATACTCTAAAACTGTTAATATGATTCGGGGACCTTATTTAAATACTGAATATTTAGGTTTTTATCTAGATTCTGAAACACCCGAAATACAATCTGAACTCATAAGAAAAGCCATTAACTATGGTTTTGATAGAAAAAAAATGATGATTTATTTACGAAATGGTATTGGCAATCCCGCCAATGGTGGTTTTATACCTATTGGTCTTGCAGGTTATGATAAATCTATTGGATATACTTACCAACCTGAAAAAGCAAAACAACTCGTTAATCAATTTAAAAAAGAAAGCGGAATTAACAATCCAGAAATCAATTTAACAACAACAAGCAACTACTTAAGTTTTTGTGAATTTATACAACGAGAACTTGAAAAAACCGGACTTACTATTCATGTTGATGTGATGCCAGAAGCCACTTTAAGAAGTGCTCGATCTAACGGAAAAGTAGATATGTTTAGAAGTTCTTGGATTGCTGATTATTTAGATGCCGAAAATTATCTATCGATATTTTATAGTAAAAATTTCGCCCCAAATGGATCTAATTATTTCCACTATAAAAGTGATGAAGTCGACAGTTTATACAATAAAGCATTTACCATTACTAATATTGAAAAACGAAAAATTTTATACACAAAAATAGATTCTTTAGCCATGGACAAAGCAATCATGGTGCCTTTATATTATGATGAAGTGGTTCGTTTTACTAGAAAAAATGTAAAAGGCTTAGGAATAAACCCGATTAATATGTTGGATTTGAAACGGGTTAAAAAAAATTAATTCAATTTAAAAAAATAAACGTCATCGCAACCTTTCTCTTATTTACGCTTTAACGAAAAAGAAAATACACACCTAATCACCAACACATTAAACCAAACTATTCACGTCTATATTTCTTTGTTTCTTCAAAAACGTGTTCTAAAATATCTTTATCTTGTTGGGTAAATTCAACCTGACGTCTAGACATAACGACTTCTGCTACTTCAAAAGATTTTTTAGTTAAATAGGTTGTAAAACCGCTATTTCCGCCCCAACTAAAACTTGGTACAAAATTTCTTGGAAAACCACTTCCAAAAATATTAGCACTAACCCCCACAACAGTCCCCGTATTAAACATGGTATTTATTCCACATTTACTGTGATCGCCCATCATGAGTCCACAAAACTGTAATCCTGTTTTTGCAAAGCCTTCAGTTTGATAATCCCAAAGCCTAACCTCGGCATAATTATTTTTCAAGTTAGAATTATTGGTATCTGCACCTAAATTACACCATTCACCTAAAACGGAATTTCCCAAGAAACCATCATGACCTTTATTTGAATTGGCGAAAATAACGGTATTATTAATCTCTCCACCAACTTTACTGTGAGGGCCAATTGTAGTAGGTCCATAAATTTTAGCCCCTAATTTCACAACAGCACCTTCACACAAAGCTAAAGGTCCTCGAATAAGAGCACCTTCCATTATTAATGTGTTTTTCCCTATATATATAGGACCATTAGACGCGTTAAGTGTTGTAAATTCTAACGAAGCCCCTTCTTCTATAAAAATATTTTCTGGGGCAATTATGTTGTTGCTTTCTGGGATTGGTTGAGAAATCTCATCCTCAGTAATTAAATCAAAATCTTCTTGAATTGCCTTTCCATTTTTAGAAAAAATATCCCAAGTATTTTCAATCTTAATAATATCACTGGAAAACTCTATAGCATCAAATGTATCAAAATCAATATCCTCTTGTGATTCTTTTGCGAAGAAAGCTATAATATCTTCTCCTTTAAAAACAACTTGATTTTCTTTTAAATCTTTTACAATACTAACTAATTCAGAATTTGGTAAATATGATGCATTGATCATAACATTCTCTTCCATTTCTACCATAGGATATTTGTCAGACAAATAATCTTCGGTAACCGTCGTGGTGGTAGCACCTAAAAAAGTTTCCCACTTTTCCCTAATAGTTAATATCCCCACTCTAATATCTGCAACAGGTCTAGTATATGTAAAAGGCAATAAGTTATTGCGAAATGGTCCGTCAAAAAGGATATAATTCATACAAAAATTAAAAGTTAAAAGTTAAAAGTTAAAAGTTTTCCAAACCTTAACTAATTAACTTTAGTTTAATCAAAAATAGTTTAATTGTATAAAACAAAAAAGCCTTTCATTACTGAAAGGCTTTTAAAATATTTTATAGCGCAAAACTTATTTTTTGAACTTCGCGTATTTATTTTTGAATTTATCAATACGACCAGCAGTATCTATTAATTTAGATTTACCAGTATAAAAAGGATGAGATGTTCTTGAAATCTCCATTTTTATTAATGGATACTCAACACCATCAACCTCTAGAGTTTCATTTGTATTCGCAGTAGACTTTGTTAAAAACACATCTTCATTAGACATATCTTTGAATGCTACTATTCTATAATTTTCTGGGTGTATACCTTTTCTCATCGCTAAATGCTTTAATTCTTTTCAATTTTGGAAGTGCAAATTTAACTAATTTTTATAAATCTACAACACTTTTTAATATTTTTTATTTTCATTACAAATGTAACGTTTTATTATCTTTGGTTACTAACTAGTCAACTAACAATATTATCAAAAACATTATGGAAAAATCTTTAAAAACTATCGCAATTAATTATGGCTTATATTTAGGCATTGGTTTGTCTTTATATACACTTATTGGATATGCTATAAATCTAGGATTATTAGTGAATTATTGGGCTATGCTTTTAATATTGCCATTAGCTATTGTAATTTTTGGAATTGTTGCTACCGCAAAAATCAAAGCCCAATTTAATGGTTTTCTTTCTTTTAAAGAAGCCTTTTCTTCATTTTTCATAACTGTTTCTATTGGAATAATTATTAGCACATTTGTTTCAATTATCCTTTTTAATTTTATTGACCCTGATGCTGCAATAGAAATAAAAAACATTTTAATTAACAATACTGAAGATTTAATGAGAAGTATGAATGCTCCTGTAGAAGCTATT
The nucleotide sequence above comes from Flavobacteriaceae bacterium HL-DH10. Encoded proteins:
- a CDS encoding DUF2892 domain-containing protein; translation: MYNKIIKLIIAAGIIAYAVYQFTEGNIGNGIMFILLSLIFIFLYFKNEFILLAFLRLRKQDFEGAKKWLNKIKNPETALVTKQQGYYNYLHGIMVSQSNMNDAEKYFKKAISLGLSMDHDLAMAKLNLSGIAFSKRRKQEAQKLLSEAQKLDKQGMLTDQIKMMKENMKRSQMPNQHYGTGGSLRAQKRRG
- the cls gene encoding cardiolipin synthase, giving the protein MLEFVKNNYWIILIIFNYVVAVSAVVTILLKNINPTKTLTYIIVLVFFPFLGIVVYYLFGQEYRKNKIFNRKHILNKEIIQSINKELEFNKKELEKVNQYLDEKVKLIKLLHSNENEPLTLNNEIEILKDGDIKFERLLNDIKSAKNHIHLEYYIIRDDNIGGELLDLICEKAKEGIEVRLSYDDVGSEISGKMKSKLSHSGVLHCSFMPVLFSRFTGKMNYRNHRKIAIIDGKIGYVGGINIGDEYLNKNGTSYWRDTHLRIIGDAVKSLQIHFLTTWDFVSGKKITIYKSYFPDVEKKNNQIGLQIVASGPDTDWANIMEVTLTAIITANDYVYITTPYFVPNDEMITALQIASKSGVDVRLIIPEKSDSWIVQHASNSYLDDLLKANVKVYKYKKGFVHAKTMVIDDIFSSVGTSNLDYRSFNINFEINSLIYNKENSKTLKQLFLEDIKACQEVNYNTYLKRSKFDKVKESYCRLWSPLI
- a CDS encoding lytic transglycosylase domain-containing protein translates to MKIVQKALAFVGLLSLCALFIYALQDAPTDENFETKLINDYNVYALQVPENLDFSGESIPLKNPDILERMDRELLVNTYWQSNGLLMFKRAKKYFPIMEPILKKHGVPDDFKYLAVIESGLTNAVSPAGARGVWQIMPATGRENGLEINDNVDERYNLEKATEVACKYLLKSKEELGSWTLAAAAYNAGNSGVSRRLEEQGVTSYYDLLLGEETGRYLFRIVALKEILSHPSKYGFNFRDKDLYNNVPTYKVEVDTAVTDFSKFAENFGINYKILKLHNPWLREPHLNNKSRKLYTIDIPKEGYYQ
- a CDS encoding alpha/beta hydrolase is translated as MGQEIIHVYLMPGMAASPKIFEYIKLPESQFKMHYLEWIVPLDDELLSDYALRVSQNIKHDNIVLLGVSFGGVLVQEISKYLKVNRLIIVSSVKSVHEIPKHMLLAKATKAYKLVPTQLASNIDVFAKYAFGNVVSKRLELYKKYLSVNDSKYLSWAIKNMVCWNQEKPNPEIVHIHGDNDAVFPIKNISNCISIKNGTHIMIINKYKWFNENLPRIILND
- a CDS encoding N-acetyltransferase; amino-acid sequence: MIDAAELIDNDFLRQFEIKIDNQLAKIEYSLQERKIFLTKLIIPEGIKNEDFSKEFLAVVFEQIEARNLSVVPTSPEIAKFVRGNRKYKRMLPVGVRI
- the mtaB gene encoding tRNA (N(6)-L-threonylcarbamoyladenosine(37)-C(2))-methylthiotransferase MtaB is translated as MNSKKKVAFYTLGCKLNFSETSTIARNFSEEGFDRVDFSENADIYVINTCSVTENADKRFKTIVKQAQKANAEAFVIAIGCYAQLKPQELADVNGVDLVLGATEKFKITDYLNDLSKNDLGEVHSCEIEEADFYVGSYSIGDRTRAFLKVQDGCDYKCTYCTIPLARGISRSDTMSNVLKNAKEISEQNIKEIVLTGVNIGDYGKGEFGNKKHEHTFLDLVTELDKVEGIERLRISSIEPNLLKNETIDLVSKSRAFVPHFHIPLQSGNNEILKKMKRRYMRELYVDRVSKIKEVMPHACIGVDVIVGFPGETDDHFLETYNFLNELDISYLHVFTYSERDNTEAAEMDGVVANNVRSKRSKMLRGLSVKKRRAFYESQIGSHRIVLFESENKGGYIHGFTENYVKVKAPWNPELVNTLHHVTLNNIDDDGLVRFDFLKNDVLVKS
- a CDS encoding ABC transporter substrate-binding protein yields the protein MTENHNIHLKALKILSVFIIFLNVSCTDKESKEIDTLVFRYNEYANINTLDPAFSRTLQDNSVCNQIFNGLVQLDSALNILPCISKNWTISDDGKTYQFSLRNDVYFHKHPLFGKDSTRTVVADDFEFSLNRLRHEKLAAPGSWVLNKVEDFKAINDTLFQITLKQPFPAFIGLLTMKYCSVVPKEIVAHYGTEFRSQPIGTGPFKFKRWEENIKLVFRRNEHYFENDKNGKQLPYLEAVAITFLPDKQSEFLQFIQGNLDFLNSLDASYKDELLTADGRLRDSYSKTVNMIRGPYLNTEYLGFYLDSETPEIQSELIRKAINYGFDRKKMMIYLRNGIGNPANGGFIPIGLAGYDKSIGYTYQPEKAKQLVNQFKKESGINNPEINLTTTSNYLSFCEFIQRELEKTGLTIHVDVMPEATLRSARSNGKVDMFRSSWIADYLDAENYLSIFYSKNFAPNGSNYFHYKSDEVDSLYNKAFTITNIEKRKILYTKIDSLAMDKAIMVPLYYDEVVRFTRKNVKGLGINPINMLDLKRVKKN
- a CDS encoding GlmU family protein, which codes for MNYILFDGPFRNNLLPFTYTRPVADIRVGILTIREKWETFLGATTTTVTEDYLSDKYPMVEMEENVMINASYLPNSELVSIVKDLKENQVVFKGEDIIAFFAKESQEDIDFDTFDAIEFSSDIIKIENTWDIFSKNGKAIQEDFDLITEDEISQPIPESNNIIAPENIFIEEGASLEFTTLNASNGPIYIGKNTLIMEGALIRGPLALCEGAVVKLGAKIYGPTTIGPHSKVGGEINNTVIFANSNKGHDGFLGNSVLGEWCNLGADTNNSNLKNNYAEVRLWDYQTEGFAKTGLQFCGLMMGDHSKCGINTMFNTGTVVGVSANIFGSGFPRNFVPSFSWGGNSGFTTYLTKKSFEVAEVVMSRRQVEFTQQDKDILEHVFEETKKYRRE
- a CDS encoding type B 50S ribosomal protein L31; this translates as MRKGIHPENYRIVAFKDMSNEDVFLTKSTANTNETLEVDGVEYPLIKMEISRTSHPFYTGKSKLIDTAGRIDKFKNKYAKFKK
- a CDS encoding DUF4199 domain-containing protein; translated protein: MEKSLKTIAINYGLYLGIGLSLYTLIGYAINLGLLVNYWAMLLILPLAIVIFGIVATAKIKAQFNGFLSFKEAFSSFFITVSIGIIISTFVSIILFNFIDPDAAIEIKNILINNTEDLMRSMNAPVEAIAESVNKIESQDTFALGTQLKSLAQSIIFFAIIGLLVAAAMKKSNPNAE